ACTCGCGCGGTTCGCTCAGGAATGCCCCGAGGCCGGTCGCGTAGCGGATCCTGTTGCCGATCGTGAGCCCGTCCGCGACGCGGTAGTCCACACTGCCTTCAGCGAGAACCCGCGGGCATGAAGTAGCCAACCCCGCGCTCATTGCGAATGTAGGCCGGGTTGGCCGCGTCGTCGCCCAGCTTGCGCCGCAGCCGCTTCACGACGGCCCGCACCAGTTTGGGGTCGGGCGGGCGCCGATCGCCTCGTGGCCACGCCTGGCGCAGCAGCGACTCGTGTGTCAGCACCCGTCCCGCGTTGACCGACAGCACGCGCAGCAGCTCGTACTCGGTGGGGGTGAGCTGCACGGACCGGCCGGCGACGGCGACGCGCCTTTGGTCGTACCGGATGGTCAGTTCCTCCAGGACGAAAGGCTCGGGCCCGGCTACCCGTCGAAGCGCGGCCCGCACCCTGGCCGTCAACTCCGATGGAGAGAACGGCTTGACGATGTAGTCGGCCGCGCCCGCGTCCAACGCCCGGACCGTGGCTTCGTCTCGTCCGTAGGCGGAGATGAAGATGACGGGCAGGTCGCTCAGCTCCGGTACCCGCTCCATCAACGCGATGCCGTCGGTCCCCGGCAGCAGCAAGTCCAGCAGAACCAGCCCGGGCTTGTGCATCGCGATGAGGCCGGCCACCTCCTCGGGGTCCCCGGTCACCACCGGGGCGTAGCCCGCCCCGGTGAGCGCGTCCCGGAGGTACCGAAGCATCCGGGGGTCGTCGTCGACCACCAGGATGCGCGTCTCCTCATGGTCCTCCACCGCCATGCGCCGGCCGGCCCGGGCCGGACCCGGGGCAGCGGTGGCGGGCTCCTCGGCCACGGGCACCGTGAAGGTGAACCGCGTGCCCTGTCCCACGCCGCCGCTCTCGGCCCAGATCCGGCCCCCGTGCGCCTCCACCAGGCCCTTGCAGATGCTCAGGCCCAGCCCGGCCCCCGCCCCGCCTCGCTCCCGGTCTCCGCCCGTCGGCGCCGCATACTTGCGGAACAGATGCGACAG
This region of Gammaproteobacteria bacterium genomic DNA includes:
- a CDS encoding ATP-binding protein, coding for MSFNREARRIVDALNIPGSTPAQLLDRITCHRADGREVALAEFSLAQLLRTAETVRAEEMTLSVPDGRSVTTLVNSTPIQEEDGTVLRVVVTLQDMEPLEELERMRAEFLGIVSHELRTPLISIKGSTATVLGASPAPDPAEMLQFFRVIDDQADRMRGLIGELLDHGRIVTGTLSVSPEPVEVVSLIDPARSAFVSGTGRHALEIDLPEDLPRVLADRTRIVQVLGNLLSNAAKYSPESSPIRIDAQREGVHVAISVSDGGRGVPPDRLSHLFRKYAAPTGGDRERGGAGAGLGLSICKGLVEAHGGRIWAESGGVGQGTRFTFTVPVAEEPATAAPGPARAGRRMAVEDHEETRILVVDDDPRMLRYLRDALTGAGYAPVVTGDPEEVAGLIAMHKPGLVLLDLLLPGTDGIALMERVPELSDLPVIFISAYGRDEATVRALDAGAADYIVKPFSPSELTARVRAALRRVAGPEPFVLEELTIRYDQRRVAVAGRSVQLTPTEYELLRVLSVNAGRVLTHESLLRQAWPRGDRRPPDPKLVRAVVKRLRRKLGDDAANPAYIRNERGVGYFMPAGSR